A portion of the Acidisarcina polymorpha genome contains these proteins:
- a CDS encoding HipA family kinase yields the protein MLRTIHATKYVTPLREGGSLPAIVEAEDDGLYVVKFRGAGQGPLALVAELVAGEIGRALGLNVPELVFIEVDPLLGRNEPDTEIRDLLRQRRTQSRARLPSRINHV from the coding sequence ATGCTCCGCACCATCCACGCCACCAAATACGTCACGCCTCTCCGCGAAGGCGGCTCGCTCCCCGCGATCGTCGAGGCCGAGGATGATGGCCTCTACGTGGTCAAGTTTCGCGGCGCCGGGCAGGGTCCACTAGCGCTCGTCGCCGAACTGGTTGCCGGGGAAATCGGCCGCGCCCTCGGCTTGAATGTTCCCGAGTTGGTCTTCATCGAGGTCGATCCATTGCTCGGAAGAAATGAGCCCGACACCGAAATCCGTGATTTGCTTCGCCAGCGCCGGACTCAATCTCGCGCTCGACTACCTTCCCGGATCAACCATGTTTGA
- the rbsK gene encoding ribokinase encodes MKPIVVVGSINSDLVVGAERIPRPGETILGDSFAVFPGGKGANQAVAVAKLGYPCSMIGKLGRDSFGADLRSRLVEAGVDAAAVGEAEGPSGVALITREASGENSIVVVSGANALVSPSDIDAHRELILSAALVLVQLETPLDAVGALGEIAFRGGVPLMLDPAPAQSLPRELLKQLAWITPNTTEAEILLGASIDGFSLERARSRAEALLERGIRGVVLKMGEDGVYLATAGGIRAHVPAFAVKACDTTAAGDAFNGGFGVALSEGLEPVAAARFASAVAAISVTRQGAQPSMPTRAEVDAFLLRW; translated from the coding sequence ATGAAACCGATTGTGGTGGTTGGCAGTATCAATTCAGATCTGGTGGTTGGCGCGGAGCGAATTCCGAGACCAGGTGAGACGATTCTGGGCGATAGCTTCGCGGTTTTTCCGGGCGGCAAGGGTGCGAACCAGGCGGTCGCTGTGGCCAAGCTGGGCTACCCATGCAGCATGATCGGGAAGCTGGGACGGGACAGCTTTGGCGCCGACCTGCGGTCTCGGCTGGTTGAAGCCGGAGTCGATGCGGCGGCGGTCGGCGAGGCGGAGGGACCCTCCGGCGTGGCTCTGATTACTCGCGAGGCCTCTGGGGAAAACAGCATCGTGGTGGTCTCGGGGGCGAATGCGCTGGTGTCGCCAAGCGACATTGACGCGCATCGCGAACTGATACTTTCAGCAGCGCTGGTGCTGGTTCAACTGGAGACGCCGCTCGATGCGGTGGGTGCGCTCGGCGAGATCGCTTTTCGCGGGGGAGTGCCGCTGATGCTCGATCCGGCTCCGGCGCAGAGCTTACCTCGGGAACTATTGAAGCAGCTTGCCTGGATCACTCCGAATACAACTGAGGCGGAGATTCTTTTGGGCGCGAGCATCGATGGCTTTTCGTTAGAACGAGCACGCTCACGGGCGGAGGCGCTGCTGGAGAGGGGCATTCGCGGGGTGGTCCTGAAGATGGGCGAGGATGGAGTTTATCTGGCAACGGCGGGCGGTATTCGCGCGCATGTGCCGGCGTTCGCGGTCAAGGCTTGCGACACAACGGCTGCTGGTGACGCTTTCAATGGCGGCTTTGGGGTTGCACTCAGCGAAGGATTGGAGCCGGTCGCGGCGGCGAGATTTGCTTCCGCGGTGGCGGCGATTTCGGTCACCCGGCAGGGTGCTCAACCCTCGATGCCGACGCGCGCCGAGGTTGATGCTTTTCTTCTACGGTGGTGA
- a CDS encoding ABC transporter ATP-binding protein, whose translation MQSPDSRPDSHLDGPALLLRGLRKSFGDVAAVQGIDLEVARGECFGLLGPNGAGKTTTIEICEGLTTPDEGAVELLGLDWRRHANQLRQRIGIQLQETQFPEKLTVEETIRLFRSFFDQGLTVERSIEMAQLEEKRKSRVGGLSGGQKQRLAMACALVGAPELLFLDEPTTGLDPQARRNLWELVEHLKGAGRTIILTTHYMDEAERLCNRVAVMDHGKIIALGTPKELIASIGGEQIVEFAVDNGLTLDPAILTRIPGVESHRLHAGVHQLFVSELHTTVPPIFASLAAQGSRLTEFRTHSATLEDVFVSLTGRNLRDE comes from the coding sequence ATGCAATCGCCCGACAGCCGCCCTGACAGCCACCTTGACGGACCCGCGCTGCTGCTCCGCGGCCTCCGCAAGTCGTTCGGCGATGTCGCCGCGGTGCAGGGAATCGATCTCGAAGTCGCGCGTGGCGAGTGCTTCGGCCTGCTCGGCCCCAACGGCGCTGGCAAGACCACCACCATCGAAATCTGCGAAGGCCTCACCACTCCCGATGAGGGCGCCGTCGAGCTCCTCGGCCTCGATTGGCGGCGACACGCCAACCAGCTCCGCCAGCGCATCGGCATCCAATTGCAGGAAACTCAGTTTCCCGAGAAACTCACCGTAGAGGAAACCATCCGCCTCTTTCGCAGCTTCTTCGATCAAGGACTCACCGTCGAGCGCTCGATCGAGATGGCCCAGCTTGAGGAGAAGCGCAAGTCTCGCGTCGGGGGCCTCTCCGGTGGGCAGAAGCAGCGTCTCGCCATGGCCTGCGCTCTGGTCGGCGCTCCCGAGCTGCTCTTTCTCGACGAACCCACCACCGGCCTCGATCCCCAGGCCCGCCGCAACCTGTGGGAGCTAGTCGAACACCTCAAAGGCGCCGGGCGCACCATCATTCTCACCACCCATTACATGGACGAAGCCGAGCGTCTCTGCAACCGCGTCGCGGTCATGGATCACGGCAAAATCATTGCCCTCGGCACGCCCAAGGAACTCATCGCCTCGATTGGCGGCGAGCAGATCGTCGAGTTTGCCGTAGACAATGGCCTCACTCTCGATCCCGCGATCCTCACCCGCATTCCCGGCGTCGAGTCCCACCGCCTCCACGCCGGAGTCCACCAGCTCTTTGTCTCCGAACTCCACACCACCGTCCCGCCCATCTTTGCCTCGCTCGCCGCCCAGGGTTCCCGTCTGACCGAATTCCGTACCCATTCGGCGACCCTCGAAGATGTCTTCGTCTCGCTCACCGGAAGGAACTTGCGCGATGAGTAA
- a CDS encoding ABC transporter permease, whose amino-acid sequence MSKLSESSLFELTTARLRLFFREPEAVFWIFVFPILLSVGLSIAFRNRPADVLQVAATTGRLAQALNADRGLTAVTMDEASGAHALATGRILLLAVDHSGSANPASGNAGAVVPGSVIPGSVIYDYDDTNPDARTARLLADRAIQKAAGQQDSVPTANQQVHEAGARYIDFVIPGLLGMNLMSSAIWGLGFAIVEARQKKLLKRLVASPMPRWQYLASFLLSRLLLLVIEVGVFLGFARLVFGVPFRGPIWQLVLLCILASLSFSALGLLIASRAKTMEAASGLMNLVMLPMWIVSGVFFSASRFPNIVQPVIRALPLTAAIDALRGNMLQGTSLAQLAGPVAVLTIWLLLAFTLSLRIFRWR is encoded by the coding sequence ATGAGTAAGCTCAGCGAAAGCTCGCTCTTCGAACTCACCACCGCCCGCCTCCGCCTCTTCTTCCGCGAACCGGAAGCCGTCTTCTGGATCTTTGTCTTCCCGATTCTGCTATCGGTCGGCCTCAGCATCGCCTTCCGCAACCGCCCTGCTGACGTTCTCCAGGTCGCCGCCACCACCGGCCGCCTCGCTCAGGCGCTCAACGCCGATCGAGGACTGACGGCTGTCACGATGGACGAGGCCAGCGGCGCCCACGCCCTCGCCACCGGCAGAATCCTGCTCCTCGCCGTAGACCACTCCGGAAGCGCCAACCCCGCCTCTGGGAATGCTGGTGCCGTGGTACCTGGCTCTGTCATCCCCGGCTCTGTGATTTACGACTACGACGACACCAACCCCGATGCCCGCACCGCCAGGCTCCTCGCCGATCGCGCCATCCAGAAAGCAGCCGGCCAGCAGGATTCCGTACCCACCGCCAACCAGCAGGTCCACGAAGCCGGTGCCCGCTACATCGATTTCGTCATCCCCGGCCTGCTCGGCATGAACCTCATGAGCTCCGCCATCTGGGGACTCGGTTTCGCCATCGTCGAAGCCCGCCAGAAGAAGCTGCTCAAGCGCCTCGTCGCCTCGCCCATGCCGCGCTGGCAATATCTCGCCTCGTTCCTGCTCTCCCGGCTTCTCTTGCTGGTCATTGAGGTCGGAGTCTTCCTCGGCTTCGCCCGCCTGGTCTTCGGCGTTCCGTTTCGCGGACCCATCTGGCAGCTCGTGCTCCTCTGTATCCTCGCCTCGCTCAGTTTCTCCGCGCTCGGGCTCCTCATTGCCTCCCGCGCCAAGACCATGGAGGCCGCCTCCGGCCTGATGAACCTGGTCATGCTCCCCATGTGGATCGTCTCCGGCGTCTTCTTCTCCGCCAGCCGCTTCCCCAACATCGTCCAACCCGTCATCCGCGCCCTGCCACTCACCGCCGCCATCGACGCCCTCCGCGGAAACATGCTCCAGGGAACATCCCTCGCCCAACTGGCCGGCCCCGTAGCCGTGTTAACGATATGGCTGCTCCTTGCCTTTACCCTGTCGCTAAGAATCTTCCGCTGGAGATAG
- a CDS encoding ethanolamine ammonia-lyase subunit EutB, producing the protein MPYRHSFRGSTYLFEDLKTLMAKATPLRSGDLLAGVAAANEQERMIAKMTLAEVPLRNFLNEALVPYEHDEVTRLILDRHEEEAFGEISGLTVGEFRNWLLGAAATEETLARVAPGITPEMAAAVSKLMRIQDLILAARKCRVVTRFRNTIGLRGRLSVRLQPNHPTDDVRGIAASMLDGLLYGCGDAVIGINPASDSLANVMTLLRMLDEFRIKYEAPFQSCVLTHVTSTIQAVEGGAPVDLVFQSIAGTEKANTSFGIDLAVLQEAYEAGLSLGRGTVGDNLMYFETGQGSALSAGAHHGMDQQTCEARAYGVAREFKPLLVNTVVGFIGPEYLYDGKQIIRAGLEDHFCGKLLGLPMGCDICYTNHAEADQDDMDSLLTLLGVAGVNFIMGIPGADDIMLNYQSTSFHDSLYIRRVLGLKRSPEFEAWLEQMGIADARGELRGDEDEQLLLPHAAELLGDA; encoded by the coding sequence ATGCCTTACCGTCATTCATTTCGTGGCAGCACCTACCTCTTCGAAGACCTGAAGACGCTGATGGCGAAAGCGACGCCGTTAAGGTCGGGAGACCTGCTGGCTGGAGTCGCGGCCGCGAACGAACAGGAGCGAATGATAGCGAAGATGACGCTGGCGGAGGTCCCGCTACGGAATTTTCTGAACGAGGCGCTGGTTCCGTATGAACATGATGAAGTGACTCGGCTGATTCTTGACCGGCATGAAGAAGAGGCGTTCGGCGAAATCTCCGGGCTGACGGTTGGGGAGTTCCGCAATTGGCTGCTGGGTGCTGCGGCCACAGAGGAGACGCTGGCTCGGGTCGCTCCGGGGATTACGCCGGAGATGGCGGCGGCGGTTTCGAAGCTGATGCGCATCCAGGACCTTATTCTGGCGGCGCGCAAGTGCCGGGTGGTGACCAGGTTTCGAAATACGATTGGATTGCGGGGCCGCTTGTCGGTGCGTCTGCAGCCGAATCATCCAACCGACGATGTGCGAGGGATTGCCGCCTCGATGCTTGACGGATTGCTCTATGGCTGCGGCGATGCGGTGATCGGGATCAATCCGGCGAGCGACTCGCTGGCGAATGTGATGACGCTGCTCCGGATGCTGGACGAGTTCCGCATCAAGTACGAGGCGCCGTTCCAGTCGTGCGTGCTGACGCATGTCACGAGCACGATCCAAGCCGTCGAAGGAGGCGCGCCGGTCGACCTGGTCTTCCAGTCGATTGCCGGGACGGAGAAGGCGAATACCAGCTTCGGGATTGATCTTGCGGTTTTGCAGGAGGCGTATGAGGCGGGGCTGTCGTTGGGGCGAGGCACGGTTGGTGACAACCTGATGTACTTCGAGACCGGACAAGGAAGCGCGCTCTCCGCCGGTGCGCATCATGGCATGGACCAGCAAACGTGCGAGGCGCGGGCCTATGGAGTGGCGAGGGAATTCAAGCCCTTGCTGGTCAACACGGTCGTCGGGTTCATCGGGCCCGAGTATCTTTATGACGGCAAGCAGATCATTCGGGCGGGCCTTGAGGACCACTTCTGCGGCAAGCTGCTCGGCCTGCCGATGGGCTGCGACATCTGCTACACCAACCATGCCGAGGCGGACCAGGATGACATGGATTCGCTGCTGACGCTGCTGGGAGTAGCGGGGGTGAACTTCATTATGGGTATACCGGGCGCGGACGACATCATGCTGAATTACCAGAGCACCTCGTTTCACGACTCGTTGTACATACGGCGAGTGCTGGGGCTAAAACGCTCGCCAGAGTTCGAGGCGTGGCTGGAGCAGATGGGGATTGCCGATGCGCGGGGTGAGCTGCGCGGCGATGAGGATGAGCAACTGCTGCTGCCTCACGCAGCTGAACTATTAGGCGATGCATGA
- the eutC gene encoding ethanolamine ammonia-lyase subunit EutC: MSDKITSSPGRPEHPLAPLRRFTRARIALGRSGDSLPTAGLLDLGLAHAMARDAVHADLDTHRIAGQLKAAGLVSVSLRSAATDRACYLRRPDLGRRLDDRSREQIRSQLAAHPPTVVFIIADGLSAVAPERYAVPVILAVRELEPDWFVGPIFIAEQARVALGDEVGELLEAEIAVILIGERPGLSAADSLGIYLTYAPRVGRSDAQRNCISNVRGEGLSPDDAARTLHYLMIQARRLRLSGVGLKDDREELASGEGARKQALPRVAGID, from the coding sequence ATGAGCGATAAGATCACCAGCAGCCCGGGACGACCAGAGCATCCGCTCGCGCCGCTGCGCCGTTTCACCCGCGCGCGGATTGCGCTTGGGCGGTCGGGCGATAGTCTGCCAACAGCGGGACTGCTGGATCTCGGGCTTGCCCATGCGATGGCTAGGGACGCTGTTCATGCGGATCTCGACACTCACCGGATCGCCGGCCAGTTGAAGGCGGCGGGTTTGGTGAGCGTTAGCCTCCGGAGCGCGGCGACGGACCGAGCTTGCTATCTGCGCCGGCCAGATCTGGGTCGGCGGCTGGACGATCGGAGCCGGGAACAAATCCGGAGCCAGCTCGCTGCCCATCCTCCCACAGTGGTGTTCATTATCGCGGATGGGCTTTCCGCGGTTGCACCTGAACGCTATGCCGTCCCGGTCATTCTGGCGGTTCGCGAGTTAGAACCGGATTGGTTCGTGGGTCCTATCTTCATTGCTGAGCAGGCAAGGGTGGCGCTTGGGGATGAAGTTGGAGAATTGCTGGAAGCGGAGATAGCCGTGATACTGATCGGCGAGCGGCCGGGATTGAGTGCTGCTGACAGCCTGGGCATTTATCTCACATACGCGCCTCGAGTGGGGCGCAGCGATGCCCAACGAAATTGTATTTCGAATGTACGCGGGGAAGGGCTAAGTCCGGATGACGCCGCACGGACGCTGCATTACTTGATGATTCAAGCGCGAAGACTGCGACTCAGCGGGGTTGGGCTGAAGGATGACCGCGAGGAGCTTGCTTCCGGCGAGGGGGCGAGAAAACAGGCGCTGCCGAGAGTGGCTGGCATCGATTGA
- a CDS encoding GRP family sugar transporter, with protein sequence MYQPETYGIALLLMLLSMLCWGSWANTLKLTPGWSFQLFYWDYAIGILVASAAWGVSLGSVHGGANAFLGNLQQADRSHLLLALAGGAVFNVANVLLVAAIEIAGMAVAFPVGIGLALVVGVLLNFLIAPAGSPLLLFSGVFLVVMAILVDALAYRRRETVRRGVSAKGIQISVVCGVLMGLFYPLVSKAGSGEHSLGPYAVAFVFSAGVLLCTIPVNFFMMKRSITGAAAVSFRDYFEGRPSWHLWGALGGAIWCTGAVFNFVASDARIVGPAVSYAIGQGATMISALWGVFVWREFKTAPANARRLLPLMFALFLAGLVLVAVAPLYGGRR encoded by the coding sequence ATGTACCAGCCTGAGACTTATGGAATTGCGCTGCTGCTGATGCTGCTGAGCATGTTGTGCTGGGGCTCGTGGGCGAACACGCTGAAGCTGACGCCGGGATGGTCGTTCCAGCTTTTCTACTGGGACTATGCGATCGGGATCCTGGTGGCGAGCGCTGCCTGGGGAGTGAGCCTGGGAAGCGTGCATGGAGGTGCGAACGCTTTCCTGGGGAATTTGCAGCAGGCGGATAGAAGCCATCTGCTGCTCGCCCTGGCTGGCGGAGCGGTCTTCAATGTCGCAAATGTACTGCTGGTGGCGGCGATTGAAATCGCGGGGATGGCGGTGGCGTTTCCGGTCGGCATCGGGCTGGCGCTGGTGGTTGGGGTGCTGTTGAACTTTCTCATTGCCCCGGCGGGAAGTCCTCTGCTGCTGTTTAGCGGGGTCTTTCTGGTAGTCATGGCGATCCTGGTCGATGCGCTCGCCTATCGCCGACGGGAGACGGTGCGGCGCGGGGTCAGCGCGAAAGGGATCCAGATCAGCGTGGTTTGCGGGGTGCTGATGGGACTCTTCTACCCGCTGGTTTCGAAGGCCGGGAGTGGGGAGCATTCTCTGGGTCCGTATGCGGTGGCGTTCGTTTTTTCGGCTGGAGTTTTGTTATGCACGATACCGGTCAACTTCTTCATGATGAAGCGCTCGATCACTGGAGCGGCGGCGGTGAGCTTCCGGGATTATTTCGAAGGACGCCCGAGCTGGCATCTTTGGGGCGCGCTCGGCGGAGCGATCTGGTGTACCGGAGCAGTATTTAACTTTGTGGCTTCAGACGCGCGGATTGTGGGTCCGGCGGTATCGTACGCGATCGGCCAGGGAGCAACCATGATCTCGGCATTGTGGGGCGTCTTTGTGTGGCGGGAGTTCAAGACTGCTCCTGCGAACGCGCGGCGTTTGCTTCCTTTGATGTTTGCGCTGTTTCTGGCGGGGCTGGTGCTGGTAGCCGTCGCACCGCTGTATGGTGGGCGAAGATGA
- a CDS encoding DUF3052 family protein, whose product MVAGYSGTSLAKKLGVKDAQRTWRYAMPVMVAEEIAQCGVSPTLFEAPAPGLEMAHLFVTRRQELAKMLAELRVLLASDGMIWVSWPKKAAKIPTEVSEDIVRAEALPLGLVDIKVCAVDETWSGLKLVVRRSERSQK is encoded by the coding sequence GTGGTTGCGGGATACTCGGGTACTTCGTTGGCGAAGAAGCTTGGGGTCAAAGATGCTCAGCGCACCTGGCGGTATGCTATGCCGGTTATGGTGGCTGAGGAGATCGCGCAGTGCGGGGTAAGTCCAACGCTGTTCGAAGCGCCTGCCCCCGGGCTGGAGATGGCGCATCTCTTTGTGACTCGCCGTCAGGAGCTCGCAAAGATGCTTGCGGAGTTGCGGGTGCTGCTTGCCTCCGATGGAATGATTTGGGTTTCCTGGCCGAAGAAGGCGGCAAAGATTCCGACCGAGGTCTCAGAAGATATCGTCCGGGCGGAGGCGCTTCCCTTGGGATTAGTCGACATCAAGGTTTGCGCGGTGGATGAGACCTGGTCTGGCTTGAAACTTGTGGTGCGCCGCAGTGAACGTTCTCAGAAGTGA
- a CDS encoding PAS domain-containing protein, translating to MDEKDLGAEAIHHGHASIEASLGRVVECLPEAVLLLDREWRIVYANQTARRISRVLPEHLESSSLWDLHPQIAGTKLEQACREALQLSEERHVDGFYYEPFDAWFDLRMIPTDVGIAMHYRSVKPAEKSGAARDSALEQMEREESLRASEERYRLMTELNPQCLWTADRSGRVLYANQTFLEYLGRDFTLHDGTGYIQAFCEEDRERVLRSWSHCVATGEEYAIDARLIRGEDGVARWWHLRARPQRDERGEIERWLGVATDVHESRLAAEQLARQYAEIDRQRRELEAIYRGTPIGMSLYEPKELRLIRLNGRKAEILGMSPEEALGKRFDELMGDMNMLHQCIRRAAQGEPMLNQEVEGVMPTRPDDYRYWNANYSPIFADDGTVLAIAGATVEITQQKRAEAALMQSEKLAAVGRLASSIAHEINNPLESVMNLIYLARQHAALPIVQEFLDTADQELRRVSIIANQTLRFHKQTTRPQKRTGSDLFLSVLSIYEGRLRNLRIGVEHRHREKQPVTCLEGEIRQVLNNLVGNAVDAMPNGGRLLVRSREGVDWLSGRRGLFLTVADTGMGMSAKTRGRIFDAFFTTKGIGGTGLGLWISAEIVARHQGRIRIRSREEEPHRGTVASIFLPFEAASFQETRPDAG from the coding sequence ATGGATGAAAAGGACTTAGGTGCGGAGGCGATTCATCACGGCCACGCTTCGATAGAGGCGAGTCTGGGGCGGGTCGTAGAGTGTCTGCCGGAAGCAGTGCTGCTGCTCGATAGAGAATGGCGGATCGTCTATGCCAATCAGACGGCCCGGCGCATCAGCCGGGTCCTTCCCGAACACCTGGAGAGCAGTTCCCTGTGGGACCTTCATCCACAGATTGCGGGAACGAAGCTGGAGCAGGCTTGCCGCGAGGCTCTTCAGCTGTCGGAAGAACGCCATGTGGACGGCTTCTATTACGAGCCATTCGACGCCTGGTTTGATCTTCGCATGATCCCGACCGATGTTGGCATTGCGATGCACTACCGGTCTGTGAAGCCGGCGGAGAAGAGCGGGGCTGCGCGAGATTCGGCCTTGGAGCAGATGGAACGGGAGGAATCACTGCGGGCCAGCGAAGAGCGCTACCGGCTCATGACCGAGCTGAATCCCCAGTGTCTGTGGACGGCAGACCGGAGCGGCCGGGTGCTTTATGCGAACCAGACTTTTCTTGAATACCTGGGAAGGGACTTTACGCTCCACGACGGGACGGGTTACATCCAGGCGTTTTGTGAGGAGGACCGGGAACGGGTCTTGCGGAGCTGGTCGCACTGCGTCGCGACCGGCGAGGAGTATGCCATCGATGCGCGACTGATCCGCGGAGAAGACGGGGTCGCGCGGTGGTGGCACCTGCGAGCGCGGCCGCAGCGCGATGAGCGTGGAGAGATCGAGCGCTGGCTGGGCGTGGCGACGGACGTGCACGAAAGCCGGCTGGCGGCCGAACAGCTTGCCCGGCAATATGCAGAGATCGACCGGCAACGGCGGGAGCTGGAGGCGATCTACCGGGGCACACCGATCGGCATGTCGCTGTACGAGCCGAAGGAGCTGCGGCTGATTCGCCTGAACGGCCGAAAAGCGGAGATTCTGGGAATGAGTCCAGAGGAAGCTTTGGGCAAGCGCTTCGACGAGCTGATGGGCGACATGAATATGCTGCATCAATGTATCCGCCGGGCCGCGCAAGGCGAGCCGATGCTCAACCAGGAGGTCGAGGGAGTGATGCCGACGCGCCCCGATGATTATCGGTACTGGAACGCGAACTATTCCCCCATCTTCGCCGATGATGGCACGGTGCTGGCGATTGCGGGAGCGACGGTCGAGATCACCCAGCAGAAGCGGGCTGAAGCGGCGTTGATGCAGAGCGAAAAGCTGGCCGCGGTGGGACGCCTGGCCAGCTCGATCGCTCACGAGATCAACAACCCGCTCGAATCGGTGATGAACCTTATCTATCTGGCGCGGCAGCATGCGGCGCTGCCGATTGTGCAGGAATTCCTCGATACCGCCGACCAAGAGCTGCGACGAGTCTCTATCATCGCGAATCAGACGCTGCGTTTTCACAAACAGACTACCCGGCCGCAGAAGAGGACGGGCAGCGATCTGTTTTTGAGTGTGCTCAGTATCTATGAGGGCAGGCTGAGAAACCTGCGAATCGGAGTAGAACATCGCCACCGGGAGAAGCAACCGGTGACCTGCCTGGAAGGGGAGATCCGGCAGGTGCTGAACAACCTGGTGGGAAACGCCGTGGATGCGATGCCGAATGGCGGGCGCTTGCTGGTCCGGAGCCGTGAAGGCGTCGATTGGCTGTCCGGACGCCGCGGATTGTTTCTGACCGTCGCCGACACCGGAATGGGGATGAGCGCAAAGACGCGAGGCAGGATCTTCGATGCGTTCTTTACCACCAAGGGCATTGGCGGCACAGGTCTCGGCCTGTGGATCAGCGCGGAGATCGTCGCCCGTCATCAGGGCCGTATCCGGATTCGCAGCCGCGAGGAGGAGCCGCACCGAGGGACGGTAGCGAGCATCTTTCTTCCATTCGAAGCGGCCTCATTCCAAGAAACCCGTCCAGATGCGGGCTAG
- a CDS encoding DUF3037 domain-containing protein translates to MPARNSFDYAVLRVVPRVERGEFINAGVVAFCLEQRFLEARIVIDEARLLALWPDIDLDAVRRHLEAIPKICAADSTAGPIAQLSQRERFHWIVSPRSTIIQVSPVHTGICDHPAESLEHLSRLFLGTESIEAAPARVEMIDAQP, encoded by the coding sequence ATGCCCGCACGTAATTCCTTCGACTACGCCGTCCTGCGGGTCGTGCCCCGAGTCGAGCGTGGCGAATTCATCAACGCCGGAGTTGTCGCCTTCTGTTTGGAGCAACGCTTTCTCGAGGCCAGGATCGTCATCGACGAAGCCCGTCTGCTCGCCCTCTGGCCCGACATTGACCTCGATGCGGTGCGCCGTCACCTTGAAGCGATTCCAAAAATTTGCGCTGCCGACTCCACCGCCGGCCCCATCGCCCAGCTCAGCCAACGGGAACGCTTCCATTGGATCGTCTCCCCACGCAGCACCATCATCCAGGTCTCTCCCGTGCACACCGGGATCTGCGACCATCCGGCCGAATCGCTCGAACATCTTTCCCGGCTCTTCCTCGGGACCGAGTCAATCGAAGCCGCACCCGCCCGCGTCGAAATGATCGACGCTCAGCCTTGA
- a CDS encoding glycosyltransferase family 39 protein: MSFAQRLRKFRFDRPQRIAAVLLLLLFSQCYWVTRHQTLTERDYQYARCGREMWEKPSPLAGYFTSCGNIHDGTLAYRAAGLLLTMERIFSGASSNNSPWELRHQLSDVLLLMRLPFIFCGLCLGAALWWVTRRLFGNEGGFVALSLYCFSPEIVHACTYPNPEILAAFGFFAAVYTAIGVAHAMQGPRRKWRPRIVLLTAALGFTAASHVAAALLAFFVALGFMIYLAERRRSSLIPIALYSAVGTLLILFASYAFRPDAFSYVFRSAAARMWFSLEPAKALFTSLPNAGMTLAAAISLLLFISVKRSRYFGNLAALLVTALLLPIVTTGVPGEPWLWMVPFLLTFIGGVFADALETPQRRIFLIATCGILVMQAALCVASLPRLVN, from the coding sequence ATGTCTTTCGCTCAGCGACTCCGCAAATTCCGCTTCGATCGACCGCAACGGATAGCGGCAGTCCTGCTTTTGCTACTCTTCTCGCAATGCTACTGGGTCACCCGTCATCAGACCCTGACTGAGCGTGACTACCAGTACGCCCGCTGCGGACGCGAGATGTGGGAGAAGCCCTCGCCACTCGCCGGATACTTCACCAGCTGCGGCAATATCCATGACGGCACCCTCGCCTATCGCGCCGCCGGATTGCTGCTGACCATGGAACGAATCTTCTCCGGAGCATCCTCAAACAATTCCCCATGGGAGCTGCGCCATCAACTCAGCGACGTGCTGCTCTTGATGCGTTTGCCCTTCATCTTCTGCGGACTGTGCCTGGGCGCCGCGCTCTGGTGGGTCACGCGGCGGCTCTTCGGCAATGAAGGCGGCTTCGTGGCGCTCTCGCTCTATTGCTTCTCTCCCGAGATCGTTCACGCCTGCACTTATCCGAATCCCGAAATCCTGGCAGCCTTCGGCTTCTTCGCCGCTGTTTATACGGCCATCGGCGTCGCCCACGCCATGCAGGGGCCGCGCAGAAAATGGCGTCCGCGCATCGTGCTGCTCACCGCCGCGCTGGGGTTCACGGCGGCCTCGCACGTGGCCGCGGCCTTGCTGGCGTTTTTCGTTGCCTTGGGTTTCATGATCTATCTGGCCGAACGCCGCCGCTCATCTCTGATTCCCATCGCTCTCTATTCCGCCGTCGGTACTCTACTGATCCTGTTCGCCTCGTACGCCTTTCGCCCGGATGCCTTCAGCTATGTTTTTCGCAGCGCCGCTGCCCGCATGTGGTTTTCTCTTGAACCGGCAAAGGCCCTCTTCACCTCACTGCCCAATGCTGGAATGACCCTCGCCGCGGCAATCTCCTTGCTCCTCTTTATCAGCGTGAAACGATCGCGCTATTTTGGGAATCTGGCAGCATTGCTGGTCACTGCATTACTACTCCCCATCGTCACTACTGGGGTGCCAGGAGAGCCCTGGCTGTGGATGGTTCCCTTCCTGTTGACCTTCATCGGCGGCGTCTTCGCCGACGCCCTCGAAACTCCACAGAGGCGAATTTTTCTCATCGCCACCTGCGGCATCTTGGTGATGCAGGCGGCGCTCTGTGTGGCTTCTTTGCCGCGGCTCGTGAACTAG